The Mesorhizobium sp. M1D.F.Ca.ET.043.01.1.1 genome contains a region encoding:
- a CDS encoding xanthine dehydrogenase family protein molybdopterin-binding subunit, whose translation MTVHDMKHAASDSARLEAVGGRLSRVDGPAKITGAAHYAFEQQIDGLTHAVLVSATIAAGKVAAIDTRAAETAPGVLAVLTPDTIMELKAASDWLGNPPSQPTYNPLAREVTFSGQHIAAVVAETFEQAVAAAALVKVSYDETPAIVDLSDGTDGIPIDAMTKEWGDAEAAFAAAPVRVCVAYNTQREFQAAMEPHGLIAHWEGDALTIWEPSQWVDGMARTYAEWFGVPFENVRLVSPYIGGGFGSKALALAHSAVAAAAAKMLGRPVKLVLNRPQNFTSYGGRAATRQTVAIGADREGRIQSIVHRGVNETAVDGMWVEPLGSVTSIMYATPNFSSKQNVVRVNTVVPGAKRAPGENPSAFGIECAIDELAYELGIDPLEMRLINYAEQDPHAKKAWSTRQLREAFAIGAEAFGWARRSPAPRSMRDGHQLIGWGVAAGTYPVRRAHGEAVVKILADGSVEVESSSIDMGQGTYTILAQTAAETLGVPVEQVSVKLGDSLLARAGVTGGSRLAGVMTGAVYKAAGQALDELIGLALSDPRSPFQKLQANTLQVRDGRIASPRGEGPELSIADFMGAIGRERIEAKGDTLPATTTPEERYKNYTTIAMAIPHTEGDYSRHSWCAHFVEVRVDEDFGTVRVSRVVSALDSGRLYNPKLAESQWKGGIIMGIGQALLEEGIVDRRHGRIVNGNFADYMLPTNADIPDIQTISVGIPDPHSSALGGKGVGELGIVGVAPAIANAVFHATGKRVRDLPITLEKLI comes from the coding sequence ATGACCGTTCATGACATGAAACACGCAGCGTCGGACAGCGCGCGCCTTGAAGCGGTCGGCGGACGGCTGTCGCGCGTCGACGGACCGGCCAAGATCACCGGCGCCGCGCATTACGCGTTCGAACAGCAGATCGACGGGCTGACGCATGCCGTGCTGGTCAGCGCGACCATTGCCGCTGGCAAGGTGGCAGCCATCGACACACGCGCGGCGGAAACCGCGCCGGGCGTGCTTGCCGTGCTGACCCCCGACACCATCATGGAGCTGAAAGCTGCGTCGGACTGGCTTGGCAACCCGCCATCGCAGCCGACCTATAATCCCCTGGCTCGCGAGGTCACCTTTTCCGGCCAGCACATAGCCGCCGTGGTCGCCGAGACTTTCGAGCAGGCCGTGGCGGCGGCAGCACTCGTCAAGGTCAGCTATGACGAGACGCCGGCCATCGTCGATCTGAGCGACGGCACCGACGGCATCCCGATCGACGCGATGACCAAGGAATGGGGCGACGCCGAAGCTGCCTTTGCAGCAGCGCCGGTGCGCGTCTGCGTGGCCTACAACACGCAGCGCGAGTTCCAGGCGGCAATGGAGCCGCATGGGCTGATCGCGCACTGGGAAGGCGACGCGCTCACCATCTGGGAGCCGAGCCAGTGGGTCGACGGCATGGCGCGCACCTATGCCGAATGGTTCGGCGTGCCGTTCGAGAATGTGCGGCTGGTCTCGCCCTATATCGGTGGCGGTTTCGGCTCCAAGGCACTGGCCTTGGCGCACAGCGCGGTAGCGGCGGCAGCGGCGAAGATGCTCGGACGTCCGGTGAAGCTGGTGCTCAACCGCCCGCAGAATTTCACCTCCTATGGCGGCCGTGCCGCCACCCGCCAGACGGTGGCGATCGGCGCCGACCGCGAGGGCCGCATCCAGTCGATCGTGCATCGCGGCGTCAACGAGACGGCCGTCGACGGCATGTGGGTCGAGCCGCTCGGCTCTGTCACCTCGATCATGTACGCCACGCCCAACTTCTCCTCGAAGCAGAATGTCGTGCGGGTGAACACGGTGGTGCCGGGCGCCAAGCGTGCGCCGGGCGAGAACCCGAGTGCCTTCGGCATCGAATGCGCCATCGACGAGCTTGCCTACGAACTCGGCATCGATCCGCTGGAGATGCGGCTGATCAACTATGCCGAGCAGGACCCGCATGCGAAGAAGGCTTGGTCGACCAGGCAATTGCGCGAGGCCTTTGCCATCGGCGCGGAAGCGTTCGGCTGGGCGAGGCGTTCGCCAGCACCGCGCTCGATGCGCGACGGCCATCAGTTGATCGGCTGGGGCGTGGCGGCCGGCACCTATCCGGTGCGGCGCGCCCATGGCGAGGCGGTGGTGAAGATTTTGGCCGACGGGTCGGTCGAGGTCGAAAGCTCCTCCATCGACATGGGCCAGGGCACCTACACGATCCTGGCGCAGACCGCCGCCGAGACGCTCGGCGTGCCGGTGGAGCAGGTGTCGGTGAAGCTCGGCGACTCGCTTCTTGCCCGCGCCGGCGTCACCGGCGGCTCGCGGCTGGCCGGCGTCATGACCGGCGCCGTCTACAAGGCGGCCGGCCAGGCGCTGGACGAGCTGATCGGGCTCGCGCTCTCCGACCCGCGCTCGCCCTTCCAGAAGCTGCAGGCGAACACGCTGCAAGTGCGAGACGGCCGCATCGCCTCGCCGCGCGGCGAAGGGCCGGAGCTGTCGATCGCCGACTTCATGGGCGCCATTGGCCGCGAGCGGATCGAAGCCAAGGGCGACACCTTGCCGGCGACCACGACGCCGGAGGAGCGCTACAAGAACTACACCACCATCGCCATGGCGATCCCCCACACCGAGGGCGACTATTCGCGCCATTCCTGGTGCGCGCATTTCGTCGAGGTGCGGGTCGATGAAGATTTCGGCACGGTGCGCGTCTCGCGCGTGGTGTCGGCGCTGGATTCCGGCCGGCTCTACAATCCGAAGCTGGCGGAAAGCCAGTGGAAGGGCGGCATCATCATGGGCATCGGCCAGGCGCTGTTGGAGGAAGGCATCGTCGACCGCCGCCACGGCCGCATCGTCAACGGCAATTTCGCGGACTACATGCTGCCGACCAACGCCGACATTCCGGATATCCAGACCATCTCGGTCGGCATCCCCGACCCGCATTCCTCGGCGCTCGGCGGCAAGGGCGTGGGCGAGCTCGGCATCGTCGGCGTGGCGCCGGCGATTGCGAATGCTGTGTTCCACGCGACGGGCAAAAGAGTGCGGGATCTGCCGATAACGCTGGAGAAGTTGATCTGA
- a CDS encoding ISAs1 family transposase has protein sequence MGRQSNEGETAISSLESYFGALPDPRAGNATHRLGDLIVMMIAASLCGASNATEFSLFAQERKQALSRLIAYEVAPSHDTFSRLLRLLDPEAFSRAFAAFAAGFARACEEVVSLDGKALRRAYEKGLAASPPLTVSAFAAETRLCLAAVSPGEEENEVEAALKVIELIDLTGRLVTADALHCHTRMAKAITERGGDYLLALKGNRRHWVGHANRHLAETAPAVAERTETSHGRSEWRQAEVVVSAEPLMAGHKAFIRITSRRDQAKPLTRLFMASTLLSPQQALELTRAHWQIENGLHWMLDVHLDEDQSRARKDNAPANTALLNRIARNLLQAADVDKVPISHRIKKCAWNDGYLIQAITHMR, from the coding sequence TTGGGCAGGCAGTCGAACGAGGGAGAGACTGCCATTTCCAGCCTTGAGAGCTATTTCGGCGCGCTACCCGATCCGCGCGCCGGCAATGCCACGCATCGGCTTGGCGATTTGATCGTGATGATGATCGCGGCGAGCCTGTGCGGGGCGAGCAATGCGACGGAGTTCTCGTTGTTCGCGCAAGAGCGCAAGCAGGCGCTGTCGCGGTTGATCGCGTATGAGGTGGCGCCCAGCCACGATACCTTCTCGCGGCTGCTGCGGCTGCTCGATCCGGAGGCGTTCAGCCGTGCCTTTGCCGCCTTTGCCGCGGGCTTCGCGCGGGCGTGTGAGGAAGTGGTCTCGCTCGACGGCAAGGCGCTGCGGCGAGCCTACGAGAAAGGCCTTGCAGCCAGTCCTCCCCTGACGGTGTCGGCTTTTGCCGCCGAGACGCGGCTATGTTTGGCGGCGGTCTCGCCCGGCGAGGAAGAGAATGAGGTCGAGGCCGCCCTCAAAGTCATCGAACTTATTGATCTTACTGGACGATTGGTCACAGCCGATGCGCTCCACTGTCACACGCGCATGGCAAAGGCCATCACCGAACGGGGCGGCGACTACCTGCTCGCGCTCAAAGGCAATCGTCGCCATTGGGTCGGCCACGCCAATCGCCATCTGGCCGAGACCGCCCCCGCAGTCGCGGAGCGGACCGAAACCAGCCATGGCCGCAGCGAATGGCGCCAAGCCGAGGTCGTGGTATCGGCTGAACCGCTGATGGCCGGCCACAAAGCCTTCATCCGCATCACCAGCCGGCGCGACCAGGCCAAGCCGCTGACGCGCCTGTTCATGGCTTCCACCTTGCTGTCACCCCAGCAAGCCCTCGAGCTCACCAGAGCCCATTGGCAGATCGAGAACGGCCTGCACTGGATGCTGGATGTTCATCTGGACGAGGATCAATCCCGTGCCCGCAAGGACAACGCCCCCGCCAACACCGCCCTCCTCAACCGCATCGCCAGAAATCTCCTTCAGGCCGCAGATGTCGATAAAGTCCCCATCAGTCACCGCATCAAGAAATGCGCTTGGAATGACGGCTATCTCATCCAGGCCATCACCCATATGCGATAG
- a CDS encoding VOC family protein — protein MSATVNVRYMVDDVDDAVAWYTQHLGFKQLSNHAPAFADVTRGALRLLLSGPTSSAGRPMPDGQRPGPGGWNRIHLIVEDLAAEVARLKTAGLNFRNEIVKGPGGSQILLVDPSGNLVELFQPAQ, from the coding sequence ATGTCCGCGACTGTAAATGTCCGATACATGGTCGACGACGTCGACGACGCCGTGGCCTGGTACACGCAGCACCTGGGCTTCAAGCAGCTTTCGAACCATGCGCCGGCCTTCGCGGACGTCACGCGGGGAGCGCTTCGGCTGCTGCTCAGCGGTCCGACCAGTTCAGCGGGCAGGCCAATGCCGGATGGCCAGCGGCCGGGTCCCGGAGGGTGGAACCGCATTCACCTGATCGTCGAGGACCTTGCGGCGGAGGTAGCCCGGCTGAAGACGGCGGGCCTCAATTTCCGCAATGAAATCGTGAAGGGTCCAGGCGGCTCACAGATTCTGCTGGTCGATCCTTCCGGTAATCTGGTGGAACTGTTCCAACCGGCGCAGTGA
- a CDS encoding NAD(P)-dependent alcohol dehydrogenase, giving the protein MKAIELSQPRLDAFRAATVATPEPQRGEVLIRQRAASLNFVDVAVASGNYPGPVFPLIPVADGAGEIVALGEGVTRFAVGDRVVAHAKPRWIGGRPRPYEMTQMRGISLPGSLAEYVALPANSVVPIPQHLSFEAASTLPIAGTTAWNALRAADVRPGSVVVLLGTGGVSIFTLQLAKAAGATVVITSSSDEKLERAKALGADHLINYRATPDWDGKVLELTDGLGADLVVETGGTATFARAVNATAPGGTLFTIGFVTGAEATVNLLPIIIKALRVVGNNTGSVSDLRDAARAVGAAGIEPVVDKVFSHNDATEAYTHMAAGGLHFGKLVFGLEW; this is encoded by the coding sequence ATGAAAGCCATCGAACTCAGCCAGCCCAGGCTGGACGCCTTCCGCGCCGCCACCGTCGCCACGCCCGAACCGCAGCGCGGCGAGGTGCTGATCCGCCAGCGCGCCGCGAGCCTGAATTTCGTCGATGTCGCCGTCGCCAGCGGCAACTATCCCGGACCGGTCTTCCCGCTCATTCCGGTTGCCGACGGCGCCGGCGAGATCGTCGCGCTCGGCGAGGGCGTCACCCGCTTCGCCGTCGGCGACCGCGTCGTCGCCCACGCCAAGCCGCGCTGGATCGGCGGCCGGCCGCGGCCTTACGAGATGACGCAGATGCGCGGCATCTCGCTGCCCGGGTCGCTGGCCGAATATGTCGCCCTGCCGGCCAATTCGGTCGTGCCGATCCCGCAGCATCTCTCCTTCGAGGCGGCCTCGACCCTGCCCATCGCGGGCACCACCGCCTGGAACGCGCTTCGCGCCGCCGATGTCCGGCCGGGCTCGGTGGTCGTGCTGCTCGGTACCGGAGGCGTCTCGATCTTCACCTTGCAACTAGCCAAGGCGGCCGGAGCCACCGTCGTCATCACTTCGTCCTCGGACGAGAAGCTCGAGCGGGCCAAGGCGCTCGGCGCCGATCACCTGATCAACTACCGCGCGACGCCCGACTGGGACGGCAAGGTGCTGGAACTGACCGATGGTCTTGGCGCCGACCTTGTCGTCGAGACCGGCGGCACCGCTACCTTCGCGCGCGCCGTCAACGCCACCGCGCCCGGCGGCACGCTGTTCACCATCGGCTTCGTCACCGGCGCCGAGGCGACCGTCAACCTGCTGCCGATCATCATCAAGGCGCTGAGGGTGGTGGGCAACAACACCGGTTCGGTGTCCGACCTGCGCGACGCCGCCCGCGCCGTCGGCGCCGCCGGTATCGAGCCGGTCGTCGACAAGGTGTTTTCACACAACGATGCGACCGAAGCCTACACCCACATGGCCGCCGGCGGCCTGCATTTCGGCAAATTGGTATTCGGGCTGGAGTGGTAG
- a CDS encoding LysR family transcriptional regulator, giving the protein MQQSYEPSALAEMAAFAAVAEARSFTRAAARVGRDATILSRRLQSLEGRLGVRLLHRTTRSVALTEAGAEFLVRVRAILASVDEAEAAASAHAGGRPRGLLRLSLPGTFGRMWIGPFLPQFLAEFPEVRIEAEFSNRFADLVAENFDVAVRLGSLEDSRLVARKVATRRRLLCAAPSYLARRGRPETPQALLEHSCLGFTGFQTFPAWEMTDREGRRVRVEVSGPLVGDDAEVLVEAAVQGVGLMMSTDWLVGRELADGRLVPILEDWTLADEGAVYVVMPSAKGQAAKTRAFADWIGKRFSPEPPWRLTSPAPSGTG; this is encoded by the coding sequence ATGCAGCAATCCTATGAACCCTCCGCCCTTGCCGAAATGGCGGCCTTCGCCGCCGTAGCCGAGGCGCGCTCCTTCACCAGGGCGGCAGCGCGGGTCGGACGCGATGCGACCATCCTGTCGCGCCGCCTGCAGTCGCTGGAGGGGCGGCTGGGGGTCAGGCTGCTCCACCGCACGACCCGCAGCGTAGCGCTGACGGAGGCGGGCGCGGAATTCCTGGTGCGCGTGCGCGCCATCCTCGCCTCGGTCGACGAGGCGGAAGCCGCCGCCTCGGCGCATGCCGGCGGCCGGCCGCGCGGGCTGCTCCGGCTTTCGCTGCCCGGCACGTTCGGGCGCATGTGGATCGGGCCGTTCCTGCCGCAGTTCCTCGCCGAATTCCCGGAAGTGCGCATCGAGGCCGAATTCTCCAACCGCTTCGCCGATCTCGTCGCCGAGAATTTCGACGTCGCCGTGCGGCTGGGCAGCCTGGAGGATTCGCGGCTGGTGGCGCGCAAGGTGGCGACGCGGCGCCGGCTGCTCTGCGCCGCGCCCTCCTACCTCGCCCGAAGGGGCAGACCGGAAACGCCGCAGGCGCTGCTCGAACATTCCTGCCTCGGCTTCACCGGTTTCCAGACCTTTCCGGCCTGGGAGATGACCGACCGCGAGGGCCGGCGCGTGCGCGTCGAGGTTTCGGGGCCGTTGGTCGGCGACGATGCCGAGGTGCTGGTCGAGGCCGCCGTGCAGGGCGTCGGCCTGATGATGAGCACCGACTGGCTGGTCGGACGCGAGCTCGCCGACGGCCGGCTGGTGCCGATCCTGGAGGACTGGACGTTGGCCGACGAGGGCGCGGTCTATGTCGTCATGCCCTCGGCCAAGGGCCAGGCCGCCAAGACCCGCGCCTTCGCCGACTGGATCGGCAAGCGCTTTTCGCCGGAGCCGCCGTGGCGGCTCACTTCCCCTGCCCCTTCAGGAACTGGCTGA
- a CDS encoding slipin family protein, with product MTVGYVAYLVLALLVIMFLSAAIRILREYERGVVFTLGRFTGVKGPGLILLVPFIQQMVRVDLRVVVQDVPPQDVISRDNVSVKVNAVLYFRIVDAERAIIQVEDFMTATNQLAQTTLRSVLGKHELDEMLAERDKLNSDIQEILDQRTDAWGIKVSNVEIKHVDLNESMIRAIAKQAEAERLRRAKVINADGEQQAAAKLVEAGRMLAAEPQAMQLRYFEALHDIAGERSSTVVFPLPVDLLSQFLKGQGK from the coding sequence ATGACGGTCGGTTATGTCGCCTATCTGGTCCTTGCCCTGCTGGTGATCATGTTCCTGTCGGCGGCCATCCGCATCCTCAGGGAATATGAGCGCGGCGTGGTGTTCACGCTTGGTCGCTTTACCGGGGTGAAGGGGCCTGGCCTCATTCTGCTCGTTCCCTTCATCCAGCAGATGGTCCGGGTGGACCTGCGCGTGGTGGTGCAGGACGTGCCGCCGCAGGACGTCATCTCGCGCGACAACGTTTCGGTGAAGGTCAACGCCGTGCTCTATTTCCGCATCGTCGACGCCGAGCGCGCGATCATCCAGGTCGAGGACTTCATGACCGCCACCAACCAGCTGGCGCAGACCACGCTGCGCTCGGTGCTCGGCAAGCACGAGCTCGACGAGATGCTGGCCGAGCGCGACAAGCTCAACAGCGATATTCAGGAGATCCTCGACCAGCGCACCGATGCCTGGGGCATCAAGGTTTCGAACGTCGAGATCAAGCATGTCGACCTGAATGAAAGCATGATCCGCGCCATCGCCAAGCAGGCCGAGGCCGAGCGGCTGCGGCGCGCCAAGGTCATCAACGCCGACGGCGAGCAGCAAGCGGCGGCAAAGCTCGTCGAGGCCGGCCGCATGCTGGCGGCCGAGCCGCAGGCCATGCAACTGCGCTATTTCGAGGCCCTGCACGACATCGCCGGCGAGCGCTCCTCCACGGTTGTGTTCCCGCTGCCGGTGGATCTGCTCAGCCAGTTCCTGAAGGGGCAGGGGAAGTGA